The nucleotide window TTTTCTTGTGTTATAATTATGAAATATAAGCCCGATGGTAATGTACTGATGTTAATTACATCTGTGCTTTGTTGATTAAAATACAACACTTCTTTACCATATATATCTGCTATATGTATTTGCACTATGCCCTGTGGTGCGTGTTTTAGATATATATAATTATGTGCAGGGTTTGGATATAACTGTATAGCATTTTTATTAATATTATTTACTGCTGAGGTGCCTATTGTATCACATCCACTTTTTTCCATAACACCAAGGTTATAGTTGGGCATGTTCGGGAGACCTAATCTAACAATTTTGCCGCCTGTACTTATAGTTAAAGTGTCAAAGTTACATGCTAATCCACCCAAGTTTGGTTCATTTATAACAGAAAGAAATGTAGGATAAGAAGGCCCTACAGAAGTTAAATAAATCTTATTATCAATACCTAATTGTAATTGATCCAAATATAACTTTTGAAAACCTGTGTCTAAATTTTTATAAATAATTACCTCTGTATTTTTAATATCTGAAATTGAGTCCAATGTGTATTGATACAAATAACCTTTACCTTCTTCACCGGGTTTAGTAATATATAATTTGTTACCTTGATTAGAAAATTCTAAACCATATAACCGATCATTATTATTTCCAATAAAAATTGAGTCTATATTATAAAAGTGGGATAAATAACCACTACATCTATCGAAATAATATAGATTAATTGAACGGCCATTTGTGCAAGCTAACATGTTGCCTTGTTGATTAAATTTCATTTGACCTAATGAAATTAATGTTTCTTGGTCTGTTAGAATTGTTCCTTCATGTAGAATTGGTTCTGAAATACCCGAAGGACTAATTAAAAAAGAATAGAAATTTATTGAATCAATAAGTGATCCTTCTTCAACTTCCGTAATTGTTTCAATCATTAGCCACCAGTCACGTCCGTTTGCATGGCGCACTGCCTGCAATTTTTCTGTAAATGGTATATCTGATGCTATATTATTTTTTGTAGTAACTAAACCTGATCCATCCTCAAAACTCATATCAACTATAGTATATTTTAGGTAATTAAAATCATGATGAAAAATATAATATTTGTTTGAATCTCCAGGATCAGGTAGAATTATTACAGCTTGAGTAGTACTCGATAAGGTTCCGGCACCTAAATCTAAAAAATTACCATTTAACATAATTTCATGCGCTGCATTCCATATTGTTTTTCCATTTGTATAAAATAATAAATTACCTTCCTCATCAGAAATGCTTGCACATGGTTCAGACATTACAATACTGCTTAAAAAAGGTGTTGGATGCTCCGTTGCAAAATTCAAACCTGCGCTGTCGCCAAAAGCCCAATTGATAGCTCTGTTTTGGGTAAAACCATAGCAGCTAAGTAAAGCTGCTATGGTTATTAGAAAAGTTTGTTTCATTAAAGTTGTATTTAAATTAATGTAAATACCTATTTGGTAATTACAAGTTTTTGTGTAAACATTACTTCATTTGGTTTACTTATAACTACCAAATAAATGCCTTGTGCTACATTACGAATGTCTATCAATTTACCAAATGTATAGTTATCAGTTTGTAAAATTACTCTTCCTGATACATCTTTTATATCAACAGAATATTCTTCGGCATCCACTTCATTTTTAGTAATCAGAAAATATGTGCCTGTTGGATTTGGTGAAAGCATATAAATTGTATTTGTATTTAGTATTTACCTATATATTTTAGGCTTGTAAACTCATATTCAAATACATAATAAATATCCAATCAAATTGGTGGATTTTTAAATGGGATTTAATACTGTTTAAAACAATTAAAATTGTATTGGTAGGAATTGGAGGTGGATGAAAAAGAGAATAGAAAAATATGTTTACCAATCAAATCAGCAAACTGCGTTTCATCCCAAAGAAAGGAAAATAACCGGTTGTCGGGGTGGCAGGATTCGAACCTACGACCTCCTGCTCCCAAAGCAGGCATTCTAACCGGGCTGAACTACACCCCGAAAAATATTGTAAGAACTGCAAGTGCAAAAAACATTTCAATTTTCTGCGGTGAGGGAGGGATTCGAACCCTCGGTACGCTTTAACACGTACGACGGTTTAGCAAACCGTTAGTTTCAGCCACTCACCCACCTCACCAGTTTAATTTTAAAAGGCTTGCTACTTCCTTTTATTTATCCTTCCTTTTTATGTGAAGGCAGGCAAAGTTAATACATACATTTAAGTACTGCCAAACTTCTGCAAACAATTCCCCATAAAAAAATCTCATATTTTTTATATGAGACTTTTATAAGAGTAAAAGTTCGTTTTATGAAATACTCATTTGAAGTTTCTTCGTTAACTCCTCCACGCTTTCTTTAAACTTCGTATCTGTATCCATCAAGTTTTGTATTGCCTGACAGGAATGTATTACTGTACTGTGATCTCGTCCGCCAAAATGTTTACCAATAGATTTTAATGAATTCTTAGTAAAGCCTTTTGATAAATACATGGACAGTTGTCTTGCCTGCACAATTGCCCGCTTGCGTGTTTTCTCTTTCAACTTTTCTACCGGCACTTCAAAATAATCGCACACTGCTTTCTGAATAAAATCAATGGAAACCTCACGGCTCATATTCTTTACAAAATTCTTTACAATCTTTTTTGCAAGATCTAAATCAATTTGTTTTCTATTTAATGAAGCTTGCGCAAGTAAAGAAACTAATGCACCTTCCAGTTCACGAATATTGTTGGTGATATTATAGGCTACAAACTCTACTACATCTTTTGGCAATTCAATTCCATCGGAATACATTTTCTTTTCAAGAATAGCAACTCGTGTTTCAAAATCCGGTGGTTGTAAATCCGCACTTAATCCCCATTTAAATCTGGAGAGCAATCTTTCTTCCACTCCTTCCAAATCTCTCGGAGGCCTATCACTTGTTAAAATAATTTGTTTGTTTTCCTGATGCAGGTGATTGAAGATATGGAAAAATATATCCTGTGTTTTTGCCTTGTTGCCAAAGAAATGGATATCATCAATAATGAGTACATCAATCAATTGATAAAAATGTACGAAATCATTAACTGAATTATTTTTCAATGATTCAATAAACTGATTAGTGAATCGCTCCGCATTTGTATATAAAACTGTCTTGTTCGGAAAGTTTTGTTTTACTTCATTGCCGATGGATTGTGCAAGATGCGTTTTACCTAAACCCACACCACCATAAATCACCAATGGATTGAAAGCGGTGCCTCCGGGTTTTTGCGAAACTGCAAATCCGGCGCTGCGACACAAGCGGTTGCAATCACCTTCAATAAAAGAATCGAAGTTATAATTCGGATTCAGGCCTGATTCTATGTTTACCTTTTTAAGGCCCGGTATTACAAAAGGATTTTTAATTGCGTTTCCCATTACAAAAGGTGCTGCTACTTCAGGATTTTTATTATTTCCTGTGTTATAATTTGGATAATTAATTGTGAACGGCGAATTACTTCCCGAACTGTTTTCTACTACAATTCGATATTCCAGACGGGCTTCGCTTCCCAATTCACGTTTTACTGTTTTTCTTAATAAAGTTACATAATGTTCCTCAAGCCACTCGTAAAAAAACTGACTCGGCACTTGTATCGTCAATACATCACTTTCC belongs to Bacteroidota bacterium and includes:
- a CDS encoding T9SS type A sorting domain-containing protein, with the protein product MLSPNPTGTYFLITKNEVDAEEYSVDIKDVSGRVILQTDNYTFGKLIDIRNVAQGIYLVVISKPNEVMFTQKLVITK
- a CDS encoding T9SS type A sorting domain-containing protein — protein: MKQTFLITIAALLSCYGFTQNRAINWAFGDSAGLNFATEHPTPFLSSIVMSEPCASISDEEGNLLFYTNGKTIWNAAHEIMLNGNFLDLGAGTLSSTTQAVIILPDPGDSNKYYIFHHDFNYLKYTIVDMSFEDGSGLVTTKNNIASDIPFTEKLQAVRHANGRDWWLMIETITEVEEGSLIDSINFYSFLISPSGISEPILHEGTILTDQETLISLGQMKFNQQGNMLACTNGRSINLYYFDRCSGYLSHFYNIDSIFIGNNNDRLYGLEFSNQGNKLYITKPGEEGKGYLYQYTLDSISDIKNTEVIIYKNLDTGFQKLYLDQLQLGIDNKIYLTSVGPSYPTFLSVINEPNLGGLACNFDTLTISTGGKIVRLGLPNMPNYNLGVMEKSGCDTIGTSAVNNINKNAIQLYPNPAHNYIYLKHAPQGIVQIHIADIYGKEVLYFNQQSTDVINISTLPSGLYFIIITQENAMLITQKLVVER
- the dnaA gene encoding chromosomal replication initiator protein DnaA, with the protein product MSIKNHKSIWDSCLKVIKDNVNTQSYKTWFEPIEAVSLESDVLTIQVPSQFFYEWLEEHYVTLLRKTVKRELGSEARLEYRIVVENSSGSNSPFTINYPNYNTGNNKNPEVAAPFVMGNAIKNPFVIPGLKKVNIESGLNPNYNFDSFIEGDCNRLCRSAGFAVSQKPGGTAFNPLVIYGGVGLGKTHLAQSIGNEVKQNFPNKTVLYTNAERFTNQFIESLKNNSVNDFVHFYQLIDVLIIDDIHFFGNKAKTQDIFFHIFNHLHQENKQIILTSDRPPRDLEGVEERLLSRFKWGLSADLQPPDFETRVAILEKKMYSDGIELPKDVVEFVAYNITNNIRELEGALVSLLAQASLNRKQIDLDLAKKIVKNFVKNMSREVSIDFIQKAVCDYFEVPVEKLKEKTRKRAIVQARQLSMYLSKGFTKNSLKSIGKHFGGRDHSTVIHSCQAIQNLMDTDTKFKESVEELTKKLQMSIS